One window of Halococcus salifodinae DSM 8989 genomic DNA carries:
- a CDS encoding CDP-glycerol glycerophosphotransferase family protein: MHSERQRDDGPSDARLAGVRRLVTACFGGLLKGLLYALGLVSPRDERLWVFGCNGGTRFAENSKYLFLHAANEHADEVRPVWLSRRWDIVGELRERGYEAHHADTLYGKYVTLRAGTVFFTHSLNDVVMSCAIGARAVNLWHGVPLKRVSLDDSYYLQRMGWANRLKTRLLYRSYDDVVTTAASLVPKFASAFATSEASVVSLGYPRNDALFGTVSGADIGSDPTMLSRLRELRADNDVVAYVPTWRETGGNPIADADIDLAALDAFLAEEGAVLLCKFHPSTEIAFDDGAYDRIVAVPAGLDVHAMLQHVDCLLTDYSSLYFDFLLLDRPLVFFPYDLERYVARDRELYFEYETVTPGPVATDGAELHTAITTALGDDDPYAAERKRVRDRFFDDPDGNAAERVYSFVRSAGE, translated from the coding sequence ATGCACTCCGAACGCCAGCGCGACGACGGGCCATCGGACGCCCGTCTCGCCGGGGTTCGTCGGCTCGTGACGGCGTGTTTCGGTGGCCTGCTGAAGGGGCTACTCTACGCGCTCGGGTTGGTGTCGCCGCGCGACGAACGGCTCTGGGTGTTCGGCTGTAACGGCGGGACCCGCTTTGCCGAGAACTCGAAATATCTCTTCTTGCACGCCGCAAACGAACACGCGGACGAGGTTCGTCCGGTGTGGCTCTCTCGCCGCTGGGACATCGTCGGCGAACTGCGCGAACGCGGCTATGAGGCCCACCACGCCGACACGCTGTACGGGAAGTACGTCACGCTCCGCGCCGGCACCGTCTTCTTCACCCACTCGCTCAACGACGTCGTGATGTCGTGTGCGATCGGTGCGCGAGCGGTCAACCTCTGGCACGGCGTCCCCTTGAAGCGGGTTTCGCTCGACGACAGCTACTATCTCCAGCGGATGGGGTGGGCGAACCGACTCAAAACGCGGCTGCTCTATCGAAGCTACGATGACGTCGTGACCACCGCTGCGAGTCTCGTTCCGAAGTTCGCCTCGGCGTTTGCCACGAGCGAGGCGTCGGTCGTGTCTCTCGGCTACCCGCGCAACGACGCGCTCTTCGGGACCGTCTCCGGGGCGGACATCGGCTCCGATCCGACGATGCTCTCGCGGCTACGGGAGCTACGGGCCGACAACGACGTCGTGGCGTACGTGCCGACGTGGCGGGAAACCGGCGGCAACCCGATCGCGGACGCCGACATCGATCTCGCCGCACTCGATGCGTTCCTCGCCGAAGAGGGGGCAGTGTTACTCTGCAAGTTCCACCCGAGTACCGAGATCGCCTTCGACGACGGCGCGTACGACCGGATCGTTGCGGTGCCGGCGGGGCTCGACGTTCACGCGATGCTCCAGCACGTCGACTGTCTGCTGACGGATTACTCCTCGCTCTATTTCGATTTCCTGCTCCTCGATCGCCCGCTGGTGTTTTTCCCCTACGATCTCGAACGGTACGTGGCCCGAGACCGGGAGCTGTACTTCGAGTACGAGACGGTGACGCCCGGCCCCGTGGCGACCGACGGCGCTGAGCTCCACACGGCGATTACCACGGCGCTCGGCGACGACGATCCGTACGCTGCCGAGCGGAAACGGGTGCGCGATCGGTTCTTCGACGATCCCGACGGGAACGCCGCAGAGCGGGTGTACTCGTTCGTGCGTTCGGCCGGAGAGTAA
- the gatE gene encoding Glu-tRNA(Gln) amidotransferase subunit GatE: protein MSAEPDHDPDGDPGHDHDYEELGLVAGLEIHQQLDTDTKLFCGCPTDRREPDNSTHRFRRYLHPTRSELGEIDVAALEEASVEREFEYLAFDSTCLVEADDEPPGRIDSEAVDVVLEIAALLDMTPIDQAHVMRKLVIDGSNTAGFQRSALVADDGAIETSAGTVEIEDLMLEEESAGRVDETESGVRYALDRLGIPLVEIGTRPDITSPAQAKEAAERIGMLLRSTGTVKRGLGTIRQDVNVSIAEGARVELKGVQSLDDIDDIVAGEVHRQVELLAIRDELDEREAGVGEPVDVTDVFAGTDSSVIDGALSGDGRAMAVRLEGFAGLVGHEIQPDRRLGTEFADHAKRHGVGGIFHTDELPAYGVTESEVDALREAVDASEDDAVAMVAADPEPAAAAIEAVAERARAAIAGVPEETRGVQETTSEYLRPLPGAARMYPETDVPPVELDIENVEPPELLTEKVDRYESEHDLDAGLAEQVAYGWRMGLFEAAVEQGVDPTLAAQTVESTVTELRRDGVPIEQLDDDRFLDAFALLTAGEVTTEGLPDLLATLAENPDLSPAEAADQEGLGSAGNEEVREIVVEVVERNADQVETEGMGAFSGLMGECMGALGGRAEGDTVSELLREEIQKRA from the coding sequence ATGAGCGCGGAGCCAGACCACGATCCCGACGGCGATCCGGGTCATGATCACGATTACGAGGAACTGGGTCTCGTCGCAGGCCTCGAGATCCACCAGCAGCTCGACACCGACACCAAACTGTTCTGTGGCTGCCCGACCGATCGGCGCGAGCCCGACAACTCGACCCATCGGTTCCGCCGATACCTCCATCCCACGCGGAGCGAGCTCGGCGAGATCGACGTCGCCGCGCTGGAAGAGGCGAGCGTCGAGCGCGAGTTCGAGTATCTCGCGTTCGACTCCACCTGTCTGGTCGAAGCCGACGACGAGCCGCCGGGACGGATCGACAGCGAGGCGGTCGACGTGGTGCTCGAAATCGCCGCGCTGCTCGACATGACGCCGATCGACCAGGCCCACGTCATGCGGAAGCTCGTGATCGACGGCTCGAACACGGCGGGCTTTCAGCGTTCGGCGCTCGTCGCGGACGACGGCGCGATCGAGACCTCGGCGGGCACAGTTGAAATCGAGGACCTGATGCTCGAAGAGGAAAGCGCTGGACGGGTCGACGAGACCGAATCGGGCGTGCGGTACGCGCTCGACAGGCTGGGAATCCCGCTGGTCGAGATCGGCACTCGGCCCGACATCACCTCGCCCGCTCAGGCGAAGGAGGCCGCCGAACGCATCGGGATGTTGTTGCGCTCGACTGGTACTGTGAAGCGCGGGCTCGGGACCATCCGCCAGGACGTCAACGTCTCGATCGCGGAGGGTGCGCGCGTCGAGCTCAAGGGCGTCCAGAGTCTCGACGACATCGACGACATCGTGGCGGGAGAGGTCCACAGACAGGTCGAACTCCTCGCGATCCGTGACGAACTCGACGAGCGCGAGGCGGGCGTCGGCGAGCCCGTGGACGTGACCGACGTCTTCGCCGGGACGGACAGCAGCGTGATCGACGGCGCGCTCTCGGGCGACGGCCGCGCGATGGCCGTTCGACTGGAGGGGTTCGCGGGGCTCGTGGGCCACGAGATCCAGCCCGATCGCCGGCTCGGCACCGAGTTCGCCGACCACGCCAAACGCCACGGCGTCGGCGGCATCTTCCACACCGACGAACTCCCCGCCTACGGCGTGACCGAAAGTGAGGTCGACGCGCTCCGGGAGGCGGTCGACGCGAGCGAGGACGACGCGGTGGCGATGGTCGCCGCCGATCCCGAACCAGCCGCGGCGGCGATCGAGGCGGTCGCGGAGCGCGCCCGCGCGGCGATCGCGGGCGTCCCGGAGGAGACCCGCGGGGTCCAAGAAACCACTTCGGAGTACCTCCGTCCGCTTCCTGGCGCGGCGCGGATGTACCCCGAAACCGACGTTCCACCCGTCGAACTCGACATCGAGAACGTCGAACCCCCGGAGCTCCTGACCGAGAAAGTCGACCGCTACGAATCAGAGCACGATCTCGACGCCGGCCTCGCAGAACAGGTCGCGTACGGCTGGCGGATGGGGCTGTTCGAGGCGGCAGTCGAGCAGGGTGTCGATCCCACGCTCGCGGCCCAAACCGTCGAGAGCACCGTCACCGAGCTCCGGCGCGACGGCGTGCCGATCGAGCAGCTGGACGACGATCGCTTCCTCGACGCTTTCGCGCTGCTCACCGCCGGCGAGGTCACGACGGAGGGGCTGCCCGACCTCCTCGCGACGCTCGCCGAGAACCCCGACCTCTCGCCGGCGGAGGCAGCCGATCAGGAGGGACTCGGGAGTGCGGGCAACGAGGAAGTCCGCGAGATCGTCGTCGAGGTGGTCGAGCGCAACGCGGATCAGGTCGAGACGGAGGGAATGGGCGCGTTCTCCGGGCTGATGGGCGAGTGCATGGGCGCGCTCGGCGGTCGCGCGGAGGGCGACACCGTGAGCGAACTCCTCCGCGAAGAGATTCAGAAACGGGCCTGA
- a CDS encoding glycosyltransferase family 2 protein, whose translation MTDAISLPDSLRTGPGPLVSAIVPTYGDAEYLPEALESIAAQTHENIELIVVDSSGVAWLRDLAADTVGFEYIHEEPRGLAAARNTGLDAATGDVIAFLDADDRWRPKKTERQLAALDAGADVVYADVYLRQAGRTRYLSALPVQNPDSHHIDFLYEGGVPMPTVVARRDCFVDERFDERLPAVEDRHLWARLFARYTPARVAEPLAYYTRRDDSMSSDIETMYEAERDVIADLCERLPSVTSHRTALERKARYKRGKRLLRAGDATAARTALRTAFAADRTDPRTLTLLAVSLLPFGHRRLLELLEAVQERLR comes from the coding sequence GTGACGGACGCCATCTCGCTGCCCGATTCGCTGCGGACCGGCCCCGGGCCGCTGGTGTCGGCCATCGTGCCGACCTACGGCGACGCCGAATACCTTCCGGAGGCTCTCGAAAGCATTGCGGCCCAGACGCACGAAAACATCGAACTCATCGTTGTGGATAGTTCTGGCGTGGCGTGGCTTCGCGATCTCGCCGCCGACACCGTGGGCTTCGAGTACATCCACGAGGAGCCGCGCGGGCTCGCGGCGGCGCGAAACACCGGCCTCGACGCGGCCACGGGCGACGTGATCGCGTTTCTCGACGCCGACGACCGCTGGCGACCGAAAAAAACCGAACGACAGCTCGCGGCGCTCGATGCGGGTGCGGACGTCGTCTACGCCGACGTGTATCTCCGCCAAGCGGGACGCACGCGCTACCTGTCCGCACTCCCCGTCCAAAACCCCGACAGCCATCACATCGACTTTCTCTACGAGGGTGGGGTGCCGATGCCGACGGTCGTGGCCCGCCGGGACTGCTTCGTCGACGAGCGCTTCGACGAGCGCCTGCCGGCGGTCGAGGATCGCCACCTCTGGGCGCGGCTGTTCGCCCGCTACACGCCCGCCCGCGTCGCTGAGCCGCTCGCGTACTACACCCGCCGCGACGACTCGATGAGCTCCGATATCGAAACGATGTACGAGGCGGAGCGTGACGTGATCGCGGACCTCTGTGAGCGGCTGCCATCAGTCACGTCCCACCGGACGGCGCTCGAACGCAAGGCGCGGTACAAACGCGGCAAACGACTGCTCCGCGCCGGCGACGCGACAGCCGCCCGTACGGCGCTTCGAACGGCGTTTGCGGCGGATCGCACCGACCCGCGGACGCTCACGCTGCTGGCTGTCTCGTTGCTTCCTTTCGGGCATCGTCGGCTGCTGGAACTGCTCGAA
- a CDS encoding winged helix-turn-helix domain-containing protein — protein MAENFRVEYPLAHIYHVMHKIGLSIQTAQSIAYQADSGEQRHWHNQFKKSGRR, from the coding sequence ATCGCTGAGAACTTCCGCGTTGAGTACCCGCTCGCACACATCTACCACGTGATGCACAAGATCGGGCTGTCGATCCAGACAGCCCAGTCGATCGCCTATCAGGCCGACTCAGGAGAGCAGCGACACTGGCACAACCAGTTCAAAAAAAGTGGCCGACGCTGA
- a CDS encoding phosphocholine cytidylyltransferase family protein, producing MTENDHAVVLAAGMGRRLQPRTDDTPKTLLSVGEKPILGHIFAALRANDYRRVTMVVGHEAARIRDYCADVSAFEIDYIENERYAETNNLYSLWLARETLTDGFTLVNADTLFSPETVGRLVAATGPTLVIDQEKSLDDEEMTVAIDGGTVVDIGKELAAADGEYIGLCKFDAESARRLVETLGEFIENEALGEWYERAFAELFGDVSVGCVAPVGPWVEIDDAEDLRSGRELYRTVEADGIDG from the coding sequence ATGACCGAGAACGACCACGCCGTCGTGCTCGCGGCAGGCATGGGGAGACGGTTGCAACCCCGTACTGACGATACACCGAAGACACTGCTGTCAGTCGGCGAAAAGCCCATTCTCGGCCACATCTTCGCTGCGCTTCGAGCGAACGACTACCGCCGCGTCACGATGGTCGTGGGCCACGAGGCCGCACGGATTCGCGACTACTGTGCTGACGTCTCGGCGTTCGAGATCGACTACATCGAAAACGAGCGCTACGCCGAGACGAACAACCTCTACTCACTCTGGCTGGCGCGCGAAACGCTTACAGACGGGTTCACGCTGGTCAACGCCGATACGCTGTTCTCGCCGGAGACCGTTGGCCGCCTCGTCGCCGCCACAGGGCCGACGCTGGTCATCGATCAGGAGAAGTCACTCGATGACGAGGAGATGACCGTCGCCATCGACGGCGGAACGGTCGTCGACATCGGCAAAGAGCTCGCTGCGGCCGACGGCGAGTACATCGGCCTCTGTAAGTTCGACGCCGAGAGCGCGAGACGGCTGGTCGAGACGCTCGGTGAGTTCATCGAGAACGAGGCGCTCGGCGAGTGGTACGAGCGCGCGTTTGCCGAACTGTTCGGCGACGTCTCGGTTGGCTGCGTCGCGCCAGTCGGCCCGTGGGTCGAAATCGACGACGCCGAGGACCTTCGTTCCGGACGGGAGCTGTACCGAACCGTCGAGGCCGACGGCATCGATGGCTGA
- a CDS encoding TrmB family transcriptional regulator: MTDADPTGTLDRVGLTEYEEGALTELFSLGRTTAPTLAEATGIPKARIYGVLDALADRGFVKVIPERPKRYQPRSPESILDRAVENRRQDYEGFRTDLDDRREAFLDEFEPRFERASEDVTPAEELFSVVDVGEPSESETRRLYHEARSQIRVLSKSFEYLDTVAPALADALERGIDVDVLVLHPDNLSASNAAIQADIVERLRNEFPDVGLRFSTEQLPWRGTLADPSMDYETGTAILLVQEDEIPNHLRQAAITENGSFVAGLQRYFELIWEYESVGKYPGGR, translated from the coding sequence ATGACCGACGCCGATCCCACTGGAACGCTCGATCGGGTTGGCCTCACCGAATACGAGGAGGGTGCGCTCACCGAGCTGTTCAGCCTCGGACGGACGACCGCGCCGACGCTCGCCGAGGCCACCGGCATCCCGAAGGCCCGGATCTACGGTGTGCTCGACGCGCTCGCCGACCGCGGGTTCGTGAAGGTGATCCCCGAGCGCCCGAAACGGTACCAGCCCCGCTCGCCCGAATCGATCCTCGATCGCGCGGTCGAGAACCGCCGTCAGGACTACGAAGGATTTCGGACGGACCTCGACGACCGGCGCGAGGCGTTCCTCGACGAGTTCGAACCCCGATTCGAGCGAGCGAGCGAGGACGTCACGCCCGCCGAGGAGCTGTTCTCGGTGGTCGACGTCGGCGAGCCGAGCGAGTCAGAAACCAGACGCCTCTACCACGAGGCCCGTAGTCAAATACGGGTTCTCTCGAAGAGCTTCGAGTACCTCGACACCGTCGCGCCGGCGCTCGCCGACGCACTCGAACGCGGGATCGACGTCGACGTGCTCGTGCTCCATCCGGACAACCTCTCGGCATCGAACGCCGCGATTCAGGCCGACATCGTCGAACGACTGCGGAACGAGTTTCCCGATGTCGGACTGCGATTCAGCACCGAACAGCTCCCCTGGCGGGGCACGCTCGCCGATCCGAGCATGGACTACGAAACCGGCACCGCTATCTTGCTCGTCCAGGAGGACGAGATCCCCAACCACCTGCGTCAGGCCGCGATCACCGAGAACGGATCGTTCGTCGCGGGGCTCCAGCGCTACTTCGAGCTGATCTGGGAGTACGAGAGTGTCGGGAAGTACCCTGGCGGACGGTAG
- a CDS encoding lipopolysaccharide biosynthesis protein translates to MRIGQTSIIGFGSQIISTAVGFLATLAIVRVLGDDVFGTYTVVISVVVWFQIVGDLGVRKAVNKRLSEAGDDDAYLLAGATLQLAVFVVMAVLLVVAWRFVGVLPERPITDAIENYTPFIVLLLLVSIGYSFLRAVLNGRHLVHVAAVLGSTERSLRSVLHLGVVFVGLGITGLFWGYAVSGLVATLAGIALLGRQRPLGITLPTRQHFSRLVSYARYSWLGGIETQAFKSMDTIVLGAFLAANQTDLIAVYEVGWNIASLFAVFSTAISNALFPEVSQIASTDGPGRVSGLVEDALAYAGLFVIPGLVGAALLGDAILSIYNPAFARGHWVLVVLVIARLVYGYSNQFTNALNAIDRPDAAFRVNGVFIGANLVLNVVFVWRYGWGGAAVATAISAVVSLLVGYRALTAVIDVPVPVRELLKQWLSAAVMGIVVLGGRMAFGASIPVALALAGVGAVTYFTALSVVSERFRTTVRDNLPDQLVNVIR, encoded by the coding sequence ATGCGGATCGGCCAGACCTCGATCATCGGCTTCGGTTCGCAGATCATCTCGACCGCGGTCGGGTTTCTGGCGACACTGGCCATCGTGCGGGTCCTTGGCGACGACGTCTTCGGGACCTACACCGTCGTTATCTCGGTCGTGGTCTGGTTTCAGATCGTCGGCGATCTCGGGGTCCGCAAGGCTGTCAACAAGCGTCTCAGCGAAGCCGGTGACGACGATGCCTACCTGCTGGCGGGGGCCACGCTACAGTTGGCCGTCTTCGTCGTGATGGCAGTGCTGCTCGTCGTGGCGTGGCGGTTTGTGGGCGTGCTCCCCGAGCGACCGATCACGGACGCCATCGAGAACTACACGCCGTTCATCGTGCTGTTGTTGCTCGTGAGCATCGGCTACTCGTTTCTGCGTGCGGTGCTCAACGGTCGCCATCTGGTTCACGTCGCCGCGGTGCTCGGCTCGACTGAACGCTCGCTGCGGAGCGTCCTCCACCTCGGGGTCGTGTTCGTGGGGCTGGGCATCACGGGGCTGTTCTGGGGCTATGCGGTCTCCGGGTTGGTGGCGACGCTCGCCGGGATCGCGCTTCTCGGACGTCAGAGGCCGCTCGGGATCACGCTCCCGACTCGACAGCATTTCTCGCGGCTGGTGTCGTACGCCCGATACTCGTGGCTCGGCGGCATCGAGACGCAGGCGTTCAAATCGATGGATACGATCGTCCTCGGTGCGTTTTTGGCGGCGAATCAGACTGATCTCATCGCAGTCTACGAGGTGGGGTGGAACATCGCCTCACTGTTTGCGGTGTTCAGCACGGCGATCAGCAACGCGCTGTTCCCGGAAGTCAGCCAGATCGCGAGCACCGACGGGCCGGGCCGGGTGTCGGGACTCGTCGAGGACGCGCTCGCCTATGCCGGGCTGTTCGTCATCCCCGGCCTCGTCGGCGCGGCGCTTCTCGGCGATGCGATCCTTTCGATCTACAACCCGGCGTTCGCGCGCGGTCACTGGGTGCTCGTGGTTCTCGTGATCGCCCGTCTGGTGTACGGATACAGCAACCAGTTCACTAACGCACTCAACGCCATCGACCGACCCGACGCCGCCTTCCGGGTCAACGGTGTGTTCATCGGTGCGAACCTCGTGCTCAACGTCGTTTTCGTCTGGCGCTACGGCTGGGGCGGGGCAGCGGTCGCCACAGCGATCTCGGCGGTGGTCTCGCTCCTCGTTGGCTACCGCGCACTGACCGCGGTCATCGACGTTCCCGTTCCGGTGCGAGAGCTCCTCAAACAGTGGCTCTCGGCGGCCGTGATGGGGATCGTGGTGCTCGGCGGTCGGATGGCCTTCGGCGCGTCGATCCCGGTTGCACTCGCACTCGCAGGCGTCGGTGCAGTGACGTACTTCACGGCGCTGTCGGTGGTATCCGAGCGGTTCCGAACCACGGTGCGTGACAATCTGCCCGACCAGTTGGTTAACGTCATACGGTAG